From Lolium perenne isolate Kyuss_39 chromosome 5, Kyuss_2.0, whole genome shotgun sequence, a single genomic window includes:
- the LOC127300773 gene encoding epoxide hydrolase 3, producing the protein MESVDAGGEVRHWSAEVNGISLHVAEQGPAAGPAVLLLHGFPELWLSWRHQMAALAARGFRALAPDLRGYGDSSAPTDPAAYTVIHLVGDAVALLDHLRLPKVFVVGHDLGAQVAWHLCLLRPDRVRAVVVLGVPYFPRAPRPTTEIFAALDDGFYITQFQEPGRAEKAFARYDVATVLKKFYSIELDSITAPPGVEIIDFLQASASSPLPWMTDEELGQYAEKFQKSGFTGPLNYYRMMDTNWRLTAPWHGAKITVPAKFIAGDKDTGFESFGTKRYVESGGLKSNVPDLEVAIIKGHHYLQQEQAERVNTEILSFLDKFSKN; encoded by the exons ATGGAGTCCGTCGACGCAGGCGGCGAGGTGAGGCACTGGAGCGCGGAAGTCAACGGCATCTCCCTCCACGTCGCGGAGCAGGGCCCCGCCGCCGGCCCGGCGGTGCTCCTCCTCCACGGCTTCCCGGAGCTGTGGCTCTCGTGGCGCCACCAGATGGCCGCCCTCGCGGCCCGCGGCTTCCGCGCCCTCGCCCCCGACCTCCGCGGCTACGGTGACTCCTCTGCCCCCACGGACCCCGCCGCCTACACCGTTATCCACCTCGTCGGCGACGCTGTGGCGCTCCTCGACCACCTCCGTCTCCCCAAG gTGTTTGTGGTGGGCCACGACTTGGGAGCGCAGGTGGCGTGGCATCTCTGCCTGCTCCGGCCGGACCGCGTGCGCGCCGTCGTCGTCCTCGGGGTGCCCTACTTCCCACGTGCCCCTCGCCCGACGACGGAGATCTTCGCGGCCCTCGACGATGGGTTCTACATCACGCAGTTCCAG GAGCCTGGAAGGGCTGAAAAGGCATTCGCCCGCTATGACGTCGCGACTGTCCTAAAGAAGTTCTACTCAATTGAATTAGACAGCATCACCGCTCCTCCTGGAGTAGAGATCATAGACTTCTTACAGGCATCAGCATCATCCCCACTTCCTTGGATGACTGACGAAGAACTAGGCCAGTACGCCGAGAAGTTTCAGAAGTCTGGTTTCACCGGGCCGCTCAACTACTACCGCATGATGGACAC GAACTGGAGGCTCACTGCGCCATGGCATGGCGCGAAGATCACGGTGCCTGCGAAGTTCATCGCGGGCGACAAGGACACCGGCTTCGAGTCCTTTGGAACCAAGCGCTACGTCGAGAGCGGGGGTTTGAAGTCCAATGTTCCAGACCTTGAGGTTGCCATCATCAAAGGACACCACTACCTCCAGCAAGAGCAGGCCGAGAGAGTGAACACTGAAATATTGTCCTTCCTTGACAAGTTTAGTAAGAATTGA